The following are encoded together in the Bubalus bubalis isolate 160015118507 breed Murrah chromosome 14, NDDB_SH_1, whole genome shotgun sequence genome:
- the VPS16 gene encoding vacuolar protein sorting-associated protein 16 homolog isoform X2 — translation MRQGSGTKWKYELYSMDWDLKEELRDCLVAAAPYGGPIALLRNPWRKEKPASARPVLEIYSASGVLLASLLWKSGPVVSLGWSAEEELLCVQEDGVVLVYGLHGDFRRHFSMGNEVLQNRVLDARIFHTEFGSGVAILTGAHRFTLSANVGDLKLRRMPEVPGLQSAPSCWTTVCQDRVAHILLAVGPDLYLLDHAACSAVTPPGLAPGVSSFLQMAVSFTYRHLALFTDTGYIWMGTASLKEKLCEFNCNIRAPPKQMVWCSRPRSKERAVVVAWERRLMVVGDAPESIQFVLDEDSYLVPELDGVRVFSRSTHEFLHEVPVASEEIFKIASMAPGALLLEAQKEYEKESQKADEYLREIQELGQLPQAVQQCIEAAGHEHWPDMQKSLLRAASFGKCFLDRFPPDSFVRMCQDLRVLNAIRDYHIGIPLTYSQYKQLTIQVLLDRLVLRRLYPLAIQICEYLRLPEVQGVSRILAHWACYKVQQKDVSDEDVARAINQKLGDTPGVSYSDIAARAYGCGRTELAIKLLEYEPRSGEQVPLLLKMKRSKLALSKAIESGDTDLVFTVLLHLKNELNRGDFFMTLRNQPMALSLYRQFCKHQELETLKDLYNQDDNHQELGSFHIRASYGAEERIEGRVAALQTAADAFYKAKNEFAAKATEDQMRLLRLQRRLEDELGGRFLDLSLHDTVTTLILSGQNKRAEQLARDFRIPDKRLWWLKLTALADLEDWEELEKFSKSKKSPIGYLPFVEICMKQHNKYEAKKYASRVGPEQKVKALLLVGDVAQAADVAIEHRNEAEMSLVLSHCTGATDGATADKIQRARAQAQKK, via the exons GAAATATGAGCTGTATAGCATGGACTGGGACCTGAAGGAGGAACTGAGGGACTGCCTAGTGGCTGCTGCACCCTATGGGGGCCCCATTG CACTGCTGAGGAACCCCTGGCGGAAGGAGAAGCCCGCCAGTGCCCGGCCGGTTCTCGAGATCTACTCAGCCTCCGGGGTGCTTCTGGCCAGTCTGTTG TGGAAGAGTGGGCCCGTGGTGTCCCTGGGCTGGTCAGCTGAGGAGGAGCTGCTCTGTGTGCAGGAAGATGGAGTTGTGCTGGTTTACGGGCTGCATGGTGACTTCCGGAGACACTTCAGCATGGGCAAT GAGGTGCTCCAAAACCGGGTTCTGGATGCCCGGATCTTCCATACTGAGTTTGGTTCTGGGGTGGCCATCCTCACAGGAGCCCACCGCTTCACCCTCAGTGCCAACGTGGGTGACCTCAAACTCCGCCGGATGCCAGAGGTGCCAG GTCTGCAGAGTGCACCCTCATGCTGGACCACAGTGTGCCAGGACCGAGTGGCACACATTCTCCTGGCTGTAGGACCTGATCTTTACCTCCTGGACCATGCAGCCTGCTCTGCGGTG ACACCCCCTGGCCTGGCCCCAGGAGTGAGCAGCTTCCTGCAGATGGCTGTCTCCTTCACCTACAGACACCTGGCGCTCTTCACAGACACAGGCTACATCTGGATGGGGACAGCATCTCTCAAG GAGAAGCTGTGTGAGTTCAACTGCAACATCCGGGCCCCCCCGAAGCAGATGGTCTg gtgtAGCCGTCCGCGCAGCAAGGAGAGGGCTGTTGTGGTGGCCTGGGAGAGGCGGCTAATGGTGGTGGGCGACGCCCCTGAGAGCATCCA GTTCGTGCTAGATGAGGACTCCTACCTGGTGCCTGAGTTGGACGGGGTCCGAGTCTTCTCCCGCAGTACCCATGAATTCCTGCATGAGGTTCCAG TGGCCAGTGAGGAGATCTTTAAAATAGCCTCGATGGCCCCTGGAGCACTGTTGTTGGAGGCTCAGAAGGAGTATGAG AAAGAGAGCCAGAAGGCGGATGAGTACCTGCGGGAGATCCAGGAGCTGGGGCAGCTGCCCCAGGCTGTGCAGCAGTGCATCGAGGCTGCAGGACACGAGCACTGGCCAGATATGCAGAAGAGTCTGCTCAGG GCGGCCTCCTTCGGAAAGTGTTTCCTGGACAGATTTCCACCTGACAGCTTTGTGCGCATGTGTCAGGACCTTCGTGTACTCAATGCCATTCGGGACTATCACATCGGAATCCCCCTCACCTATAGCCA ATACAAGCAGCTCACTATCCAGGTGTTGCTAGACAG GCTTGTGTTGCGGAGGCTTTACCCCCTGGCCATTCAGATATGTGAGTACCTGCGGCTTCCTGAAGTGCAGGGCGTCAGCAGAATCCTGGCCCACTGGGCATGCTACAAG GTACAACAGAAGGATGTGTCTGACGAGGATGTTGCTCGGGCCATTAATCAGAAGCTGGGGGACACGCCTGGTGTCTCCTACTCTGACATTGCTGCACGAGCCTATGGCTGTGGCCGCACGGAGCTGGCCATCAAG CTGCTGGAATATGAGCCACGCTCTGGGGAGCAAGTCCCCCTTCTCCTGAAGATGAAGAGGAGCAAACTGGCACTAAGCAAGGCCATCGAGAGTGGGGATACTGATCTGG TGTTCACAGTGCTGCTGCACCTGAAGAATGAGCTGAACCGAGGAGATTTTTTCATGACGCTTCGGAACCAGCCTATGGCCTTAAGTTTATACCGACAG TTCTGTAAGCATCAGGAGCTGGAGACACTGAAGGACCTTTACAACCAGGATGACAACCACCAGGAGCTGGGCAGCTTCCACATCCGAGCCAGCTACGGTGCAGAGGAG CGAATTGAGGGGCGTGTTGCAGCTCTACAGACGGCAGCCGACGCCTTCTACAAGGCCAAAAATGAGTTTGCAGCCAAG GCTACAGAGGATCAGATGCGGCTCCTACGGCTGCAGCGACGCCTAGAAGATGAGCTGGGGGGCCGGTTCTTAGACCTGTCCCTACATGACACGGTCACCACCCTCATTCTCAGTGGCCAAAACAAGCGCGCGGAGCAGCTGGCACGTGACTTTCGCATCCCTGACAAGAG GCTCTGGTGGCTGAAGCTGACTGCCCTGGCAGATTTGGAAGACTGGGAGGAGCTAGAGAAGTTTTCTAAGAGCAAGAAATCACCCATTGGCTACCTG CCCTTTGTGGAGATCTGCATGAAGCAACACAATAAATATGAGGCTAAGAAGTATGCTTCCCGCGTGGGTCCTGAGCAGAAGGTCAAGGCCTTGCTTCTCGTTGG GGATGTGGCTCAGGCTGCAGACGTTGCCATTGAACACCGGAATGAGGCGGAGATGAGCCTCGTATTGTCCCACTGCACTGGAGCCACAGATGGGGCCACGGCCGACAAGATTCAGCGGGCCCGGGCACAAGCCCAGAAGAAATGA
- the VPS16 gene encoding vacuolar protein sorting-associated protein 16 homolog isoform X1, protein MDCYTANWNPLGDSAFYRKYELYSMDWDLKEELRDCLVAAAPYGGPIALLRNPWRKEKPASARPVLEIYSASGVLLASLLWKSGPVVSLGWSAEEELLCVQEDGVVLVYGLHGDFRRHFSMGNEVLQNRVLDARIFHTEFGSGVAILTGAHRFTLSANVGDLKLRRMPEVPGLQSAPSCWTTVCQDRVAHILLAVGPDLYLLDHAACSAVTPPGLAPGVSSFLQMAVSFTYRHLALFTDTGYIWMGTASLKEKLCEFNCNIRAPPKQMVWCSRPRSKERAVVVAWERRLMVVGDAPESIQFVLDEDSYLVPELDGVRVFSRSTHEFLHEVPVASEEIFKIASMAPGALLLEAQKEYEKESQKADEYLREIQELGQLPQAVQQCIEAAGHEHWPDMQKSLLRAASFGKCFLDRFPPDSFVRMCQDLRVLNAIRDYHIGIPLTYSQYKQLTIQVLLDRLVLRRLYPLAIQICEYLRLPEVQGVSRILAHWACYKVQQKDVSDEDVARAINQKLGDTPGVSYSDIAARAYGCGRTELAIKLLEYEPRSGEQVPLLLKMKRSKLALSKAIESGDTDLVFTVLLHLKNELNRGDFFMTLRNQPMALSLYRQFCKHQELETLKDLYNQDDNHQELGSFHIRASYGAEERIEGRVAALQTAADAFYKAKNEFAAKATEDQMRLLRLQRRLEDELGGRFLDLSLHDTVTTLILSGQNKRAEQLARDFRIPDKRLWWLKLTALADLEDWEELEKFSKSKKSPIGYLPFVEICMKQHNKYEAKKYASRVGPEQKVKALLLVGDVAQAADVAIEHRNEAEMSLVLSHCTGATDGATADKIQRARAQAQKK, encoded by the exons GAAATATGAGCTGTATAGCATGGACTGGGACCTGAAGGAGGAACTGAGGGACTGCCTAGTGGCTGCTGCACCCTATGGGGGCCCCATTG CACTGCTGAGGAACCCCTGGCGGAAGGAGAAGCCCGCCAGTGCCCGGCCGGTTCTCGAGATCTACTCAGCCTCCGGGGTGCTTCTGGCCAGTCTGTTG TGGAAGAGTGGGCCCGTGGTGTCCCTGGGCTGGTCAGCTGAGGAGGAGCTGCTCTGTGTGCAGGAAGATGGAGTTGTGCTGGTTTACGGGCTGCATGGTGACTTCCGGAGACACTTCAGCATGGGCAAT GAGGTGCTCCAAAACCGGGTTCTGGATGCCCGGATCTTCCATACTGAGTTTGGTTCTGGGGTGGCCATCCTCACAGGAGCCCACCGCTTCACCCTCAGTGCCAACGTGGGTGACCTCAAACTCCGCCGGATGCCAGAGGTGCCAG GTCTGCAGAGTGCACCCTCATGCTGGACCACAGTGTGCCAGGACCGAGTGGCACACATTCTCCTGGCTGTAGGACCTGATCTTTACCTCCTGGACCATGCAGCCTGCTCTGCGGTG ACACCCCCTGGCCTGGCCCCAGGAGTGAGCAGCTTCCTGCAGATGGCTGTCTCCTTCACCTACAGACACCTGGCGCTCTTCACAGACACAGGCTACATCTGGATGGGGACAGCATCTCTCAAG GAGAAGCTGTGTGAGTTCAACTGCAACATCCGGGCCCCCCCGAAGCAGATGGTCTg gtgtAGCCGTCCGCGCAGCAAGGAGAGGGCTGTTGTGGTGGCCTGGGAGAGGCGGCTAATGGTGGTGGGCGACGCCCCTGAGAGCATCCA GTTCGTGCTAGATGAGGACTCCTACCTGGTGCCTGAGTTGGACGGGGTCCGAGTCTTCTCCCGCAGTACCCATGAATTCCTGCATGAGGTTCCAG TGGCCAGTGAGGAGATCTTTAAAATAGCCTCGATGGCCCCTGGAGCACTGTTGTTGGAGGCTCAGAAGGAGTATGAG AAAGAGAGCCAGAAGGCGGATGAGTACCTGCGGGAGATCCAGGAGCTGGGGCAGCTGCCCCAGGCTGTGCAGCAGTGCATCGAGGCTGCAGGACACGAGCACTGGCCAGATATGCAGAAGAGTCTGCTCAGG GCGGCCTCCTTCGGAAAGTGTTTCCTGGACAGATTTCCACCTGACAGCTTTGTGCGCATGTGTCAGGACCTTCGTGTACTCAATGCCATTCGGGACTATCACATCGGAATCCCCCTCACCTATAGCCA ATACAAGCAGCTCACTATCCAGGTGTTGCTAGACAG GCTTGTGTTGCGGAGGCTTTACCCCCTGGCCATTCAGATATGTGAGTACCTGCGGCTTCCTGAAGTGCAGGGCGTCAGCAGAATCCTGGCCCACTGGGCATGCTACAAG GTACAACAGAAGGATGTGTCTGACGAGGATGTTGCTCGGGCCATTAATCAGAAGCTGGGGGACACGCCTGGTGTCTCCTACTCTGACATTGCTGCACGAGCCTATGGCTGTGGCCGCACGGAGCTGGCCATCAAG CTGCTGGAATATGAGCCACGCTCTGGGGAGCAAGTCCCCCTTCTCCTGAAGATGAAGAGGAGCAAACTGGCACTAAGCAAGGCCATCGAGAGTGGGGATACTGATCTGG TGTTCACAGTGCTGCTGCACCTGAAGAATGAGCTGAACCGAGGAGATTTTTTCATGACGCTTCGGAACCAGCCTATGGCCTTAAGTTTATACCGACAG TTCTGTAAGCATCAGGAGCTGGAGACACTGAAGGACCTTTACAACCAGGATGACAACCACCAGGAGCTGGGCAGCTTCCACATCCGAGCCAGCTACGGTGCAGAGGAG CGAATTGAGGGGCGTGTTGCAGCTCTACAGACGGCAGCCGACGCCTTCTACAAGGCCAAAAATGAGTTTGCAGCCAAG GCTACAGAGGATCAGATGCGGCTCCTACGGCTGCAGCGACGCCTAGAAGATGAGCTGGGGGGCCGGTTCTTAGACCTGTCCCTACATGACACGGTCACCACCCTCATTCTCAGTGGCCAAAACAAGCGCGCGGAGCAGCTGGCACGTGACTTTCGCATCCCTGACAAGAG GCTCTGGTGGCTGAAGCTGACTGCCCTGGCAGATTTGGAAGACTGGGAGGAGCTAGAGAAGTTTTCTAAGAGCAAGAAATCACCCATTGGCTACCTG CCCTTTGTGGAGATCTGCATGAAGCAACACAATAAATATGAGGCTAAGAAGTATGCTTCCCGCGTGGGTCCTGAGCAGAAGGTCAAGGCCTTGCTTCTCGTTGG GGATGTGGCTCAGGCTGCAGACGTTGCCATTGAACACCGGAATGAGGCGGAGATGAGCCTCGTATTGTCCCACTGCACTGGAGCCACAGATGGGGCCACGGCCGACAAGATTCAGCGGGCCCGGGCACAAGCCCAGAAGAAATGA
- the VPS16 gene encoding vacuolar protein sorting-associated protein 16 homolog isoform X3: MDCYTANWNPLGDSAFYRKYELYSMDWDLKEELRDCLVAAAPYGGPIALLRNPWRKEKPASARPVLEIYSASGVLLASLLWKSGPVVSLGWSAEEELLCVQEDGVVLVYGLHGDFRRHFSMGNEVLQNRVLDARIFHTEFGSGVAILTGAHRFTLSANVGDLKLRRMPEVPGLQSAPSCWTTVCQDRVAHILLAVGPDLYLLDHAACSAVTPPGLAPGVSSFLQMAVSFTYRHLALFTDTGYIWMGTASLKEKLCEFNCNIRAPPKQMVWCSRPRSKERAVVVAWERRLMVVGDAPESIQFVLDEDSYLVPELDGVRVFSRSTHEFLHEVPVASEEIFKIASMAPGALLLEAQKEYEAASFGKCFLDRFPPDSFVRMCQDLRVLNAIRDYHIGIPLTYSQYKQLTIQVLLDRLVLRRLYPLAIQICEYLRLPEVQGVSRILAHWACYKVQQKDVSDEDVARAINQKLGDTPGVSYSDIAARAYGCGRTELAIKLLEYEPRSGEQVPLLLKMKRSKLALSKAIESGDTDLVFTVLLHLKNELNRGDFFMTLRNQPMALSLYRQFCKHQELETLKDLYNQDDNHQELGSFHIRASYGAEERIEGRVAALQTAADAFYKAKNEFAAKATEDQMRLLRLQRRLEDELGGRFLDLSLHDTVTTLILSGQNKRAEQLARDFRIPDKRLWWLKLTALADLEDWEELEKFSKSKKSPIGYLPFVEICMKQHNKYEAKKYASRVGPEQKVKALLLVGDVAQAADVAIEHRNEAEMSLVLSHCTGATDGATADKIQRARAQAQKK; this comes from the exons GAAATATGAGCTGTATAGCATGGACTGGGACCTGAAGGAGGAACTGAGGGACTGCCTAGTGGCTGCTGCACCCTATGGGGGCCCCATTG CACTGCTGAGGAACCCCTGGCGGAAGGAGAAGCCCGCCAGTGCCCGGCCGGTTCTCGAGATCTACTCAGCCTCCGGGGTGCTTCTGGCCAGTCTGTTG TGGAAGAGTGGGCCCGTGGTGTCCCTGGGCTGGTCAGCTGAGGAGGAGCTGCTCTGTGTGCAGGAAGATGGAGTTGTGCTGGTTTACGGGCTGCATGGTGACTTCCGGAGACACTTCAGCATGGGCAAT GAGGTGCTCCAAAACCGGGTTCTGGATGCCCGGATCTTCCATACTGAGTTTGGTTCTGGGGTGGCCATCCTCACAGGAGCCCACCGCTTCACCCTCAGTGCCAACGTGGGTGACCTCAAACTCCGCCGGATGCCAGAGGTGCCAG GTCTGCAGAGTGCACCCTCATGCTGGACCACAGTGTGCCAGGACCGAGTGGCACACATTCTCCTGGCTGTAGGACCTGATCTTTACCTCCTGGACCATGCAGCCTGCTCTGCGGTG ACACCCCCTGGCCTGGCCCCAGGAGTGAGCAGCTTCCTGCAGATGGCTGTCTCCTTCACCTACAGACACCTGGCGCTCTTCACAGACACAGGCTACATCTGGATGGGGACAGCATCTCTCAAG GAGAAGCTGTGTGAGTTCAACTGCAACATCCGGGCCCCCCCGAAGCAGATGGTCTg gtgtAGCCGTCCGCGCAGCAAGGAGAGGGCTGTTGTGGTGGCCTGGGAGAGGCGGCTAATGGTGGTGGGCGACGCCCCTGAGAGCATCCA GTTCGTGCTAGATGAGGACTCCTACCTGGTGCCTGAGTTGGACGGGGTCCGAGTCTTCTCCCGCAGTACCCATGAATTCCTGCATGAGGTTCCAG TGGCCAGTGAGGAGATCTTTAAAATAGCCTCGATGGCCCCTGGAGCACTGTTGTTGGAGGCTCAGAAGGAGTATGAG GCGGCCTCCTTCGGAAAGTGTTTCCTGGACAGATTTCCACCTGACAGCTTTGTGCGCATGTGTCAGGACCTTCGTGTACTCAATGCCATTCGGGACTATCACATCGGAATCCCCCTCACCTATAGCCA ATACAAGCAGCTCACTATCCAGGTGTTGCTAGACAG GCTTGTGTTGCGGAGGCTTTACCCCCTGGCCATTCAGATATGTGAGTACCTGCGGCTTCCTGAAGTGCAGGGCGTCAGCAGAATCCTGGCCCACTGGGCATGCTACAAG GTACAACAGAAGGATGTGTCTGACGAGGATGTTGCTCGGGCCATTAATCAGAAGCTGGGGGACACGCCTGGTGTCTCCTACTCTGACATTGCTGCACGAGCCTATGGCTGTGGCCGCACGGAGCTGGCCATCAAG CTGCTGGAATATGAGCCACGCTCTGGGGAGCAAGTCCCCCTTCTCCTGAAGATGAAGAGGAGCAAACTGGCACTAAGCAAGGCCATCGAGAGTGGGGATACTGATCTGG TGTTCACAGTGCTGCTGCACCTGAAGAATGAGCTGAACCGAGGAGATTTTTTCATGACGCTTCGGAACCAGCCTATGGCCTTAAGTTTATACCGACAG TTCTGTAAGCATCAGGAGCTGGAGACACTGAAGGACCTTTACAACCAGGATGACAACCACCAGGAGCTGGGCAGCTTCCACATCCGAGCCAGCTACGGTGCAGAGGAG CGAATTGAGGGGCGTGTTGCAGCTCTACAGACGGCAGCCGACGCCTTCTACAAGGCCAAAAATGAGTTTGCAGCCAAG GCTACAGAGGATCAGATGCGGCTCCTACGGCTGCAGCGACGCCTAGAAGATGAGCTGGGGGGCCGGTTCTTAGACCTGTCCCTACATGACACGGTCACCACCCTCATTCTCAGTGGCCAAAACAAGCGCGCGGAGCAGCTGGCACGTGACTTTCGCATCCCTGACAAGAG GCTCTGGTGGCTGAAGCTGACTGCCCTGGCAGATTTGGAAGACTGGGAGGAGCTAGAGAAGTTTTCTAAGAGCAAGAAATCACCCATTGGCTACCTG CCCTTTGTGGAGATCTGCATGAAGCAACACAATAAATATGAGGCTAAGAAGTATGCTTCCCGCGTGGGTCCTGAGCAGAAGGTCAAGGCCTTGCTTCTCGTTGG GGATGTGGCTCAGGCTGCAGACGTTGCCATTGAACACCGGAATGAGGCGGAGATGAGCCTCGTATTGTCCCACTGCACTGGAGCCACAGATGGGGCCACGGCCGACAAGATTCAGCGGGCCCGGGCACAAGCCCAGAAGAAATGA